In Cheilinus undulatus linkage group 16, ASM1832078v1, whole genome shotgun sequence, one DNA window encodes the following:
- the LOC121524544 gene encoding uncharacterized protein LOC121524544 → MRIFHDSAPRLLHLLLLIELFVLSSSHPIHRSSLCSVYKSMSHHVDRLMDSAKRLHDLTDDELINFEGAESKLDSLPHIPHTAVDLRTIKVNESLARLLNYSQSFQLHVDWLKTARENVSLPFQPAESASTHLLQLSKLIKTSLQQINEEAPPPPSASLPVVSSAFEALQFSVEISGRLQGFGHWSKRVLQLLRSQSHCPRH, encoded by the exons TATtccatgactccgcccctcgCCTTCTCCACCTGCTTCTACTGATAGAGCTGTTCGTCCTTTCGTCGTCCCATCCCATTCACAGGTCGTCCCTCTGCAGCGTCTACAAGTCGATGAGTCATCATGTGGACAGGTTGATGGATTCAGCCAAGAGACTTCATGACTTG ACGGACGATGAGCTCATAAACTTTGAGGGTGCTGAAAGTAAACTGGACTCTCTTCCTCACATaccacacactgctgtggatCTGAGGACAATAAAG GTGAACGAGTCTCTTGCCCGGCTCCTTAACTACTCCCAGTCCTTCCAGCTGCACGTGGACTGGTTAAAAACAGCCAGAGAAAATGTCAGTTTGCCTTTCCAGCCAGCAGAGAGCGCCAGCACTCACCTCCTGCAGCTCTCCAAACTCATTAAAACGTCTCTTCAGCAG ATCAATGAAGAGGCTCCTCCACCGCCATCTGCCTCCCTTCCTGTCGTCTCCTCGGCCTTCGAGGCGCTCCAGTTCTCCGTTGAGATCTCTGGGAGGCTGCAGGGCTTTGGTCACTGGTCCAAAAGGGTGTTACAGCTCCTGCGGTCTCAGTCACACTGCCCGAGACATTAA
- the necap1 gene encoding adaptin ear-binding coat-associated protein 1 isoform X2, producing the protein MRITAKGKVAFIKLEDKVSGELFAQAPVKEYPGIAVETVSDSSRYFVLRIQDDSGRSAFIGVGFGDRGDAFDFNVALQDHFKWVKQENELSKSSQLGDSGPKLDLGFKEGQTITLNIGQGKKRDKPRPQGTGGFGLLPPPPGGKIAPPPLSGSSNHNILPQTGGTATGCLLELDSSNSNTVVQSNPSSDLWGDFTAPASSVPPQSRPQDSGNWIQF; encoded by the exons ATGAGGATCACAGCGAAAGGCAAAGTGGCTTTCATCAAACTTGAGGACAAGGTCTCAG GTGAACTGTTTGCACAGGCACCAGTTAAAGAGTATCCTGGCATTGCAGTGGAAACAGTCAGCGACTCCAGCCGCTACTTTGTTCTGCGGATACAGGACGATAGCG GTCGCAGTGCTTTCATAGGAGTGGGCTTCGGAGACCGAGGAGATGCTTTTGATTTCAACGTTGCCTTACAGGACCATTTCAA ATGGGTGAAACAGGAGAACGAGCTCAGTAAAAGCTCCCAGCTCGGAGACTCGGGACCAAAACTGGACTTGGGCTTTAAAGAAGGGCAGACCATCACACTCAATATAGGG caaggTAAAAAGAGGGATAAACCCCGTCCCCAAGGCACAGGTGGGTTTGGACTTCTCCCACCACCACCTGGAGGCAAGATAGCCCCGCCCCCTTTGTCAGGCTCATCCAATCACAACATACTTCCTCAGACAGGAGGCACGGCAACAG GCTGTCTGTTGGAGCTGGACAGTAGTAACTCAAACACTGTGGTTCAGTCAAACCCTAGTTCTGATCTGTGGGGAGACTTCACCGCTCCTGCAAG CTCTGTTCCTCCACAGTCGAGACCACAGGACAGCGGGAACTGGATCCAGTTTTGA
- the necap1 gene encoding adaptin ear-binding coat-associated protein 1 isoform X1 — MATEGEYESILCVKPDVNVYRIPPRASNRAYRAADWKLDTPDWSGRMRITAKGKVAFIKLEDKVSGELFAQAPVKEYPGIAVETVSDSSRYFVLRIQDDSGRSAFIGVGFGDRGDAFDFNVALQDHFKWVKQENELSKSSQLGDSGPKLDLGFKEGQTITLNIGQGKKRDKPRPQGTGGFGLLPPPPGGKIAPPPLSGSSNHNILPQTGGTATGCLLELDSSNSNTVVQSNPSSDLWGDFTAPASSVPPQSRPQDSGNWIQF, encoded by the exons ATGGCGACTGAGGGCGAGTACGAGTCAATTTTGTGCGTGAAACCTGATGTCAACGTTTATCGTATCCCACCGCGAGCTTCAAACCGCGCATACAG GGCAGCTGACTGGAAGCTGGATACTCCAGACTGGTCTGGTAGAATGAGGATCACAGCGAAAGGCAAAGTGGCTTTCATCAAACTTGAGGACAAGGTCTCAG GTGAACTGTTTGCACAGGCACCAGTTAAAGAGTATCCTGGCATTGCAGTGGAAACAGTCAGCGACTCCAGCCGCTACTTTGTTCTGCGGATACAGGACGATAGCG GTCGCAGTGCTTTCATAGGAGTGGGCTTCGGAGACCGAGGAGATGCTTTTGATTTCAACGTTGCCTTACAGGACCATTTCAA ATGGGTGAAACAGGAGAACGAGCTCAGTAAAAGCTCCCAGCTCGGAGACTCGGGACCAAAACTGGACTTGGGCTTTAAAGAAGGGCAGACCATCACACTCAATATAGGG caaggTAAAAAGAGGGATAAACCCCGTCCCCAAGGCACAGGTGGGTTTGGACTTCTCCCACCACCACCTGGAGGCAAGATAGCCCCGCCCCCTTTGTCAGGCTCATCCAATCACAACATACTTCCTCAGACAGGAGGCACGGCAACAG GCTGTCTGTTGGAGCTGGACAGTAGTAACTCAAACACTGTGGTTCAGTCAAACCCTAGTTCTGATCTGTGGGGAGACTTCACCGCTCCTGCAAG CTCTGTTCCTCCACAGTCGAGACCACAGGACAGCGGGAACTGGATCCAGTTTTGA
- the si:ch211-171h4.3 gene encoding serine/threonine-protein kinase SBK2, giving the protein MTAATKLLDEMCHLTAQSLIPMDTSEHFNVLKLLGEGSYGKVVLSVHKKTGTPMALKFFPRESTSLFSFLREYNLSLSFCTHPSLTRALGIAYSTPSHYVFAQQASLFGDLFDVILPEVGMEEDVCQRVVSQLCGALSHLHSLGFVHRDLKPENVFLCDSACRWVKLGDFGMVKARGTRVPEVWYSSPYCTPEAEIARGNEDSWSSMTDGNNAMKNNEDVKKDRVWVSVEPSTDSWALGILTYAMLTGSHPWAETASDCRSFLKYQEWFERAKGPEDELDVWAEPQDESAQDGSDFIEAELGKNDRPPVAPQFACFTPLARSFFLSLLDPRPRSRGRPEDGLNYLGGEWLMERERVRLDEERKKSRGKGAIKNVKEMEGRGER; this is encoded by the exons ATGACG GctgccacaaagcttctggatGAAATGTGCCATCTAACGGCTCAGTCTCTGATTCCAATGGACACATCGGAACACTTTAATGTCCTAAAGCTCCTGGGGGAAGGCTCATACGGGAAGGTCGTGCTGTCTGTTCACAAGAAAACAG GCACGCCAATGGCTCTGAAGTTCTTCCCTCGTGAGTCcacctctcttttctctttcctgAGGGAATATAACCTCTCGTTGTCATTCTGTACCCACCCATCCCTGACCAGAGCTCTGGGAATCGCGTACTCCACACCGTCACACTATGTCTTTGCTCAGCAAGCAAGTCTCTTTGGAGATCTCTTCGACGTCATCTTGCCTGAG GTCGGGATGGAAGAGGATGTTTGTCAGCGAGTGGTGTCCCAGCTTTGTGGCGCTCTGTCCCACCTGCACTCTCTTGGTTTTGTCCACAGAGACCTCAAACCAGAGAACGTCTTCCTCTGTGACTCCGCCTGTCGTTGGGTCAAACTTGGAGACTTCGGCATG GTCAAGGCCAGAGGCACCAGGGTCCCTGAGGTCTGGTACAGCTCTCCTTACTGCACCCCTGAGGCTGAGATCGCCCGTGGAAATGAGGACAGCTGGAGCAGCATGACTGATGGGAACAATGCCATGAAGAATAATGAAGACGTGAAAAAGGACAGAGTTTGGGTGTCTGTCGAGCCCAGCACGGACAGCTGGGCGCTGGGAATCCTGACGTACGCCATGCTCACAGGCAGTCATCCATGGGCCGAAACCGCCAGCGACTGCCGCTCATTCCTGAAGTATCAGGAGTGGTTTGAGAGAGCGAAAGGCCCAGAGGATGAACTGGACGTGTGGGCAGAGCCTCAAGATGAGAGCGCTCAGGATGGTAGCGACTTCATTGAGGCGGAACTTGGAAAGAACGACCGCCCGCCTGTAGCGCCTCAGTTTGCATGTTTCACCCCACTGGCGCGTTCATTCTTCTTATCGCTGCTCGACCCGAGGCCCCGGTCTCGCGGTCGACCTGAGGACGGGCTGAATTACCTCGGAGGGGAGTGGCTGATGGAGCGGGAAAGGGTTCGGTTGGACGAGGAAAGGAAGAAGAGCAGAGGGAAAGGAGCCATCAAGAATGTGAAAGAGATGGAGGGAAGAGGAGAGCGATGA